One window of Ruegeria sp. SCSIO 43209 genomic DNA carries:
- a CDS encoding toprim domain-containing protein, with amino-acid sequence MSARHSIADLSADLADHAESFCRQYFPEGRKLGNYWQVGDTSGAKGQSLAIRLQAQVGRKAGSWQDFATGEYGDLIDLLHERLGSVTLKETLREARSFLGEAPCPAVPRDTQRAERPDAASSKRIARARKLFSAGKPVLGTMGCTYLQGRGITRLGPALRYHPRVFLRQGEDDADPPLRAPALLAKITDNRGQITGCARLYLNPSTDGLAEIESPKRILGQLHGHAIRFWSGQARSDLIVGEGLENTLSVGTALPEFDLASCLTATHLGLFIPPPRIKRIWIARDNDEAGRDASIRLLNQLESLGITCGDLVPNMGDFNDDLRAFGKDALRRSLLKAMKAQGLEIEDG; translated from the coding sequence ATGAGCGCGCGCCACAGTATCGCGGACCTCTCGGCCGATCTGGCAGACCATGCCGAGAGTTTCTGCCGCCAGTATTTCCCCGAGGGGCGCAAGCTGGGTAATTATTGGCAGGTCGGCGACACGTCCGGTGCAAAGGGCCAGAGCCTCGCCATCCGTCTGCAGGCGCAGGTTGGTCGTAAAGCCGGGTCCTGGCAAGATTTCGCGACGGGTGAATATGGCGACCTGATCGACCTGCTGCATGAACGGCTTGGGTCTGTCACGCTCAAGGAGACCCTGAGGGAGGCTCGATCCTTCCTCGGCGAAGCCCCCTGCCCTGCCGTACCTCGAGACACCCAAAGGGCTGAGCGCCCGGATGCAGCCTCCAGCAAACGCATCGCGCGGGCGCGCAAACTCTTTTCCGCCGGCAAGCCGGTGCTTGGCACAATGGGCTGCACCTATCTGCAAGGTCGTGGGATTACACGGCTTGGCCCGGCTCTGCGCTATCACCCGCGGGTCTTCCTGCGTCAGGGCGAGGACGACGCCGATCCGCCGCTAAGGGCCCCTGCCTTGCTGGCGAAGATCACCGACAATCGGGGCCAGATCACTGGATGCGCGAGGCTGTATCTCAATCCGTCCACCGACGGCTTGGCCGAGATCGAGAGCCCGAAACGGATCCTCGGGCAGCTCCATGGCCATGCCATCCGCTTCTGGTCCGGCCAGGCGCGCTCTGATCTCATCGTCGGTGAAGGTCTCGAGAACACCCTCTCGGTCGGCACGGCTCTCCCCGAGTTCGATCTCGCCTCCTGTCTCACTGCCACCCATCTCGGCCTCTTCATCCCGCCGCCGAGGATCAAGCGTATCTGGATCGCGCGGGACAATGACGAAGCTGGACGCGACGCATCAATAAGATTGCTTAACCAACTGGAATCGCTTGGAATTACCTGTGGTGATCTCGTACCAAACATGGGCGATTTCAACGACGATCTGCGGGCATTTGGCAAAGATGCGCTGCGCCGTTCTCTGCTAAAGGCCATGAAAGCACAAGGTCTGGAGATCGAGGACGGGTGA
- a CDS encoding DUF2493 domain-containing protein yields MPHQTDIQEETGVTSAILDHLALHVATPGPGETDHRPLPQPDEVELAMATLFDTTIGLLTGSQLEDNLEEMLWSLTSIFHRRLTHIQKLLDDNEFEVRESLAIQDGSEVASVELERLQMIGLKLWDHRDAFEQMRDLAVDHFSAATGSPWLPRTGSKVSHRGLTSAVVDSRAYLSAKRRKETEVHCPEGTRIAFSGGDYHAYDLIWSVLDATHAKYPDMILLHGGTPKGAEMIAARWADTRGVTQVAFKPDWKSHGKAAPFKRNDKMLETMPQGLIATPGSGITENIVDKARKLGIRIKRIGA; encoded by the coding sequence ATGCCCCATCAGACAGACATCCAAGAGGAAACCGGCGTGACCTCCGCCATCCTCGACCACCTCGCACTTCACGTCGCAACGCCCGGGCCCGGCGAGACCGATCATCGCCCCCTGCCCCAGCCCGACGAGGTCGAACTCGCCATGGCGACGCTCTTTGACACCACCATCGGCCTCCTCACCGGAAGCCAGTTGGAAGACAATCTCGAAGAGATGCTCTGGTCCCTGACCTCGATCTTCCATCGCCGGCTCACCCATATCCAGAAGCTCCTCGATGACAACGAATTCGAGGTCCGGGAAAGTCTGGCCATCCAGGACGGCTCCGAGGTCGCCTCGGTCGAACTCGAGCGCCTCCAGATGATCGGGCTGAAGCTCTGGGACCATCGCGACGCTTTCGAGCAGATGCGCGATCTGGCCGTGGACCACTTCTCGGCCGCCACCGGTTCACCCTGGCTGCCCCGCACCGGATCCAAGGTCTCGCATCGCGGTCTCACCTCCGCCGTGGTGGACAGCCGGGCCTATCTCTCGGCCAAGCGGCGCAAGGAGACCGAGGTTCACTGCCCCGAAGGCACGCGGATCGCCTTCTCGGGCGGGGACTATCACGCCTACGACCTGATCTGGTCCGTCCTCGATGCCACCCATGCGAAATACCCAGACATGATTCTTTTACACGGCGGCACACCAAAAGGTGCCGAGATGATCGCTGCCCGCTGGGCAGATACCCGTGGTGTCACGCAGGTGGCGTTCAAACCCGACTGGAAGAGCCATGGCAAGGCTGCCCCCTTCAAGCGCAACGACAAGATGCTCGAGACCATGCCCCAGGGTCTGATCGCCACGCCCGGTTCGGGCATCACCGAGAATATCGTCGACAAGGCCCGCAAACTCGGCATCCGCATCAAGAGGATCGGGGCTTAG